A single window of uncultured Pseudodesulfovibrio sp. DNA harbors:
- a CDS encoding phospholipase D-like domain-containing protein encodes MTTIIEKKHEKTVDQTMLELPPVWIKQAETSTLSEEFGSIFTSGKNRVVARELEERILEAEHSIVLCSFLLADEKIEDALFEASQKGVRIFVMLACETRLDADTPDDDFGKMCLNQHKKMLKRFAGKMFIRSAPFFHAKVVLIDALSNSDNSSGILLTANLTQEALERNEEIAIEMSPSEVTEVAQVLGWALFEYAEHEVDVKSHFSPVKPLKELSYPRQLEHICYTSEEETGIRDRTMALIEGAKEELLISSFGWDSGHPTVEAICQKARDGVRVTILSRIRPAAMDALIKMREAGAEVLGFNWLHAKAVWNESGDALVMSANFQKHGMDEGFELGVKLSGQRSSDLHNCLQAWKRSAPWQLEIKARLGEVVGKVKLCEPGKQAEVIEISKGETIPLSDITARCATSLDAEAQFPELNWRGHPHHAVNFVWKVVAPQLPPKSKEVFWYEEEKGTPSSSEKQKKRAKQIKHSYDPKVFRLPSGEKVIAINEASELNKALALKLNPEFLNANIVVTEQTGGV; translated from the coding sequence ATGACAACCATAATCGAAAAAAAGCATGAAAAGACCGTTGATCAAACCATGTTGGAATTGCCTCCAGTTTGGATAAAACAAGCAGAAACATCTACACTGTCAGAGGAGTTCGGTTCCATTTTCACCTCTGGCAAGAACCGAGTCGTTGCCAGAGAACTTGAAGAACGAATTCTTGAAGCCGAGCACAGCATTGTTTTGTGTAGCTTTCTTTTGGCAGATGAAAAAATCGAAGATGCACTTTTCGAAGCATCACAAAAAGGTGTGCGCATCTTTGTGATGCTTGCCTGTGAAACACGTTTGGATGCGGATACGCCAGACGATGATTTTGGAAAGATGTGCCTTAATCAGCACAAGAAAATGCTGAAGCGTTTCGCGGGAAAAATGTTCATTCGTTCTGCCCCCTTCTTCCACGCAAAGGTGGTCTTGATAGACGCCCTGTCAAACTCAGACAACTCTTCAGGCATCTTGCTTACAGCTAATCTGACCCAGGAAGCCTTAGAGCGAAATGAAGAAATTGCGATCGAAATGTCTCCGTCTGAAGTGACGGAAGTCGCTCAAGTCCTAGGCTGGGCTCTCTTTGAGTACGCAGAGCATGAAGTCGACGTGAAATCTCACTTTTCCCCAGTAAAGCCTCTCAAGGAACTAAGCTATCCACGGCAGTTGGAACACATTTGCTATACGTCTGAAGAGGAGACAGGAATACGAGACAGGACAATGGCCCTCATTGAAGGAGCGAAAGAAGAACTGCTCATTTCTAGCTTCGGATGGGACAGCGGTCACCCTACTGTTGAAGCCATTTGTCAAAAGGCTCGCGATGGCGTGCGGGTGACTATTCTTTCTCGCATCAGGCCAGCAGCAATGGATGCCCTCATCAAAATGCGAGAGGCGGGAGCCGAAGTGCTGGGGTTTAACTGGCTGCATGCAAAGGCAGTCTGGAACGAGTCGGGTGACGCTTTGGTCATGTCAGCCAATTTCCAAAAGCATGGAATGGATGAAGGATTTGAGTTGGGAGTAAAGTTGTCCGGCCAACGCTCTTCAGATTTGCACAATTGTCTACAGGCCTGGAAACGAAGCGCACCCTGGCAACTCGAGATAAAAGCCAGACTTGGTGAAGTTGTTGGGAAGGTCAAACTGTGCGAACCCGGCAAGCAGGCGGAGGTTATTGAAATCTCGAAAGGAGAAACGATTCCTTTGTCAGATATTACTGCTCGCTGCGCAACATCCTTGGATGCTGAAGCCCAATTCCCCGAACTAAACTGGAGAGGACATCCGCACCACGCTGTGAATTTCGTCTGGAAGGTTGTCGCTCCTCAATTGCCTCCGAAAAGCAAAGAGGTCTTCTGGTATGAGGAAGAGAAAGGCACCCCCTCCTCATCAGAAAAGCAGAAGAAGCGAGCAAAGCAAATCAAACACTCATACGACCCAAAGGTTTTTCGGCTTCCTTCTGGAGAAAAGGTTATTGCTATCAATGAAGCTAGTGAACTTAATAAAGCTCTAGCACTCAAACTCAATCCCGAGTTTCTAAACGCCAACATTGTAGTCACCGAACAGACTGGAGGTGTATAG